The stretch of DNA TTAAATTCGAATGCCCAAAGCAAAATAGATTTATAAACCCTTTGAAAAAGCAAGACAGATTCACCGACAAACAAACATTGATaagaataaatgataaaacacAAAGTGAAGGATTGACCACTGATTACAATGATGAAAATGCAGTCAAGCGTGACCACCATAACAATGCTGATAACAGTACTCCAAGTGTTTTCACTTTAGCAGATTTTATGCCAACTACAGACGAACCTAATTCAAATGATGACAAAAGTGCTGGGTCGAACGATCGTGACTTGGAGACTTCAAATACACCAATGGAGGTCAATGAACAATCTGGAGTTAAAAGATGTAGATCGCCTGATCAGAAAAAACATTTGGCAAATATTAGGCCAAGACTGGATAGCGTAAACGACATTGATATACCAAAATGTATTGTATGCGAAGACCAACTTGAAATAATGGACGACAACGCTAAAGAAGCTATCTGCTACAACTGTGAAATCAGGTATGAGATTATTAAGCAATGCTGTACTGAAAACGGATACTTTGCTGCAAGTGAAGAGCAAATCAAAAATAGAAATGTGAAATGCAATGTCTGTAACACAGCTATGCCACTTACACCTTGTTGTAATGGTATTGGTGAAATATTGGAAAATGATGTTGCTAGGTGTACCACttgtgaaaatttatttctgaaGTGTTGTTGCTCTGCTTTGAACACCCTACCAGTGGAGAATGGTTTCGATAAATGCCATAGCGTAGGCTGTGGTAGCTACATAATGCATTGTCCTTGTGGTAGCGTTTCGTATACCGATGAATCTTTAGAATGCAGATGTGGAAATACTCTAAATGGCtgatattaaattgaaaatagcCTCTTTAAATACAGGAGGTATACgagaatattcaaaaagacgagaaatttttttgttattgaagaAGAAGGGATTTAATCTTGTCTTCCTACAAGAAACACATAGCAAACAGAATGACGAGAAACAATGGCTGAGAGAATGGGGTGGTTCTGGAATTTTTTGTAATTACTCGACCAATTCAAGAGGTTTGTGTATTCTATTCGGAAACAATATTTCATTCTCACTGCACACTCAACATAATGATCCTCAAGGAAGATTTCTCGTGGCCGACATAACTATCGGTGTTGAAAGACTTATTCTGGCAAATATGTATGGACCAAATAACGATAATCCTAATTGTTTTTTGGAACTACTTCATACTCTTGAGAGCCAACAGAGCCAGCAATTCATAGTTGGAGGTGACTTCAATGTAGTCCTTGACAGTAAAATGGATAAAGTGGGCGGCCGAAtaaaccataaaaataataaatcaggACAGATGTTGCATAATATTATGGAAGAACTGAATTTACAAGATTCCTTTAGAGTAATAAATCCAAGCAAGAAAGCATACTCCCATTTTCATAAACAATCAAAAACTGCCACCCGAATTGATATGGTGCTAATTTCTCAACATTTATTGCAATATCAGTGCAAAGCCGATATTATACCTTGTGTTTTGTCTGACCATTCTATAGCATCGTTAATGATTGATATCAATCCTGTCCCCAGAGGTACCGGATACTGGAAGCTGAACACTTCCTTGTTAAATGATGAGAAATATGTTACTCAAATTAGACAAGTAATCCAAAATACCATAATGGACCACAGCATGGAATACGTTGATCCAAATTTTATGTGGGATacaatgaaattaataattcgTGGGGAATCAATAGCCTATGCAAGTAGGAGAAAAAAGCTGTGTGAAAAAAAGATGAAAGATCTTGAAATATTAATATCTTCGCTAGAAACCAAGTATGCCAGTCACCAATCTGATGACAATATGCAACAACTGGAAATTGCAAAGCAGTCTCTAAATGAATTGTTGAAGCAAAAAACTCGTGGCTACCTGATTAGAAGTAAAATTAAATGGGCTGAAGAAGGGGAacataatacaaaatattttttcggtCTTGAAAAGAGGCATAAACAAAGGACATCTATTGCACAACTGTATGAAAATGATAGAATAATCTCAGATCAAgaacaaatattgaaatgtatcaaattattttatacagAATTATACTCGGAAACATCATCACATTATGTTGATATAGAAGAAATATTGCAAGGGATCGATATACCACACATGGAACCTGAAGTTTCAGACCTATGTCCTGGTGTTATCACAGAAGGTGCTTGTTTCGAGGCTTTGAAATCCATGAAATCTGACAAAACACCCGGGCTTGATGGTCTTCCAGCAGAGTTTTATAAGGTGTTTTGGAAGGATATCAAACATCTTTTGATGGCTAGCTACAATCATTCattttgtaaagggactttaagCAAAACACAGAAAAGAGGATTAATAACTCTTCTTCCTAAGAAAGGACAAACTGAACATTGTATAAGCAATTATCGCCCAATAACTTTATTAAACGTGGACTATAAAATACTGAGCAAAACATTAACAAACCAAATGAGTAATGTAATCAACGAAATTGTTGATCTTGATCAAACTGGATTTATTAAGGGGAGGAATATAGGGGATAATATTCGACTGATTTGTGATGTGATTGACATAACCGTTGCTGAATCATTGCCTGGGGCTTTAATTTTCCTTGATATACAAAAAGCATATGATAGTGTGAAATGGGATTTCTTGTTCAAAATTCTTCATATATTTGGATTTGATCTTAAATTCATAAAATGGGTTAAAATCCTTTACAATGATATACAGTGTTGTGTTACAAACAATGGtcatatttcaaatgattttgtaGTCCATAGAGGCCTAAGGCAAGGTGATTCTTTCAGTTGTCTTACATTTTTACTGGtaattgaaatttttgcaaACATGGTCAGGCAAAACCCAAAAATTGAACCCATAAAATGGAGGgatatttctataaaaatttctatGCTTGCTGATGATGTGACAGTAATGACCAATGGATCAAAATCTAGTATTGATGCCCTTTTTCAAACTTCAAACATTTTTGGGATTATATCTGGGTGCAAAATTAATATAGCAAAATGTCAAGCAATGTATATTGGCACTAAGATTGGAACCTCCCCGATTAGTAGTGAATATGGTCTGAATTGGAAcgatgaaattaaaatattgggtGTTATTCTGTCAAACAAAATGGAGGGTATATACAGCAAAAATTTTCCTCAAATATTAGATAAAGTCAAAAAGCTACTTCAGGTGTGGAAAACAAGAAATTTGACGTTTTTGGGAAGGGTTTGCATTATTAAGTCTCTCATTCTACCCCAGATATTATACCATGCAACTGTTTTACCAATCGATGTTCCTGAAAGTTTTTTGACTGAATTGaatagaaatatatatgtttttatatgGGGTTCAACTTGGGAGCGGATCAAACGAAATACATTGATTGGCCCCAAAGAAAAGGGAGGTGTTGATATGatagatataaaaaattttattgttgcccaaaaaattaaattcattcaaACACTCTTGAATGAGGAAGTTAATCCAGTGTGGAAATTGATTGAGATGGAAGTGCTTAGCCaatactgttttcaagcattgcttGAAGGAAAATTGAGCTCAAATTCATATGTTCTGAAGCATTTACCTTTAACATCCATACGAAATGTATTTAAAAACTGGTATTTCTGTAAAAATGTGCTTTTTGATtggaaaatgtcaaattttgatcAACCTATATGGTACAACAAAAGTATTTCTTATgccagaaaacaattttttataaagtCTTGGTATGATCATGGTATAAAAGCTGTAAGACATTTAGCAAATGTGGGTAATTTGTTTACTTATAGAGAGTTGACTGAAAAATATGGCATGCAATATAGTGATGAAGAGTATGTGAATTATTATCGCATCACTGGAGTTCTACCCGATTATTGGTTATGCAATATTGGAAACTGTGTTGATTTTAGTGTAATAAGTGACACTGAAGAGAATGTATgtcattttatttctgaaacattCGAATCAGGAAAAGTAAATAAAAGCATCTATAAAAAGTTGAACCTTATCAAATTTATATCCCCTgataaatcaagaaaaaaatggaCAGATCTTTTGTATTTAGAGAGTGATTTTAATTGGAATAAATTGTATATGGATATCTTTTATTGTACTATTGAAACTAAATTGCAATCTTTTCATGTAAAGCTATTTCATGGTGCCATAGTACTAAACGATAGATTGTATAAATTTAAACTTGTTTCATCAGAGTTATGTGATTTCTGTCATTCGAATGTTGAAACTACTGACCATTTCTTCTATGATTGTATAGTTGTCCAACAGTTTTGGGAATTTCTGAACATGTggatatattcaaaaacagggattaattttaacttttcaaaGAAAGATTGCATGTTGGGATATGTTTGCCAATTCTATAACAAATTGTGTAATTGTATACTTCTTACTGCCCGGTTTTATCTATATCGTTGTAAGATACAGAAAAAGAAACCACTGTTCTATGTTTTTACCTCATATCTTCATGAAGTGAGGGAAATTGAGCGGTTCATTGCacataaaaatggcaaaataaagaaacattatcaaaaatggaaaattttaggATATACACACaataattgattatttttatatgatgaATTGTGATTATGTAGTTTCTATGAATATTGATTAATAATGCTGTAGATATTGTAGATGTATCGATTAACTgtgttttatataataataaatatatataaaaaaaaaaaaaaaaaaaaaaaaaaaaaaaaaaaaaaaaaaactggctcGTCTAGCTTTCGGCTTTGATTGTATGCCGTGTAGATACTGGCTGCCGTCAGATCAATCAAatctaaataataaatatatatctaatCGTCCGACCCATGTACAAGTTGATCTATTATTAGATGTTTATATGTTAATgcgaatatttaaaattttctacTTTGACATTTGCGTAGGCCGTATAGGCGTAGACGTAGAGTATACAAAATTCTAACACAGGTTATTTTGAAGAAGAAGAAATTAGAAAAACTACTACTCAATTCGGCTGTATTTTCCTAACACCAAAGTTCCGTTTACCAATAAAGTAATGAAAAAGAATTACCTGCAAAAAACTCCAAAGCGTACAATGTTCTGCGATGGGGATTATTGCAATTTATGCAACATCTCTCGATTTTGCATACCCAGTCCATGAGCAATAAAACAGCTGTTACAATTAGTCTCAGGATAGCGGATACTACAAGAAGCCAAAACACGACGAGTTCATCAACTTCTTGTTCTAAAATAAGATTTatcatttaaattcaattcatatATTCTGCAGAAATGATTAGATGCGCACGATTTAAGCATTGTCACATATAAAGTAACGCTGTAGCAATGGTTAAATTAGCTCGAAGAGTCCTAGATTAGTTAGAAGTATACAAATATGCCTTACCGAACTCTTTGCATTCATTATTCTGACCAAGATCAACGCAAACTGTGCAATTTCCTTTGGTTACAGTACAGTTGACTTCGTTCCCAGCTCCGCAGTAATCAGATAATCCTTGGGTTATTGTATCATTCACAGTAACCAGCCATCTATTGGAGAATATGGAGTAGATTATCATAATCAGGTTTCCTACAGGTACTACTCTATGCGCGATTTTAGATTTCCAGTCATTGCCACACTTGCAATATTTCGTTGAGCAGTTGAACTCGAAACAGCATAAAGACGGCATGCTTTTTAATTTAGgatattttatgtaataaatacCTGTTAATACGAATAAAGtatttagtttccaaatatgatttattGGAAACTCATGCATGGGTTAAATAGGGCAGTGGGGCCAGCTTTTTCTAACGAACCTGATATTTCATaacaagaaattttaaaaaatctcgCGACTCAAGGACATTCTCCAAGACTAAACGGCATGTAATACTTTAATGGTCGTAAAATTGCATGACTAAGatatattcatcatttttacattATATCATGAACTCGAAGTAAAAAAGCTGCATTTGTTTATCATCAGCGAATTTTTGAAATCGCAGTGTGGCTTAACTTAAGCAAAAAATGAGTTCCTAAATTTTTACGTGGTAATACTTCCCGCATATGCAATTACTATGGGGCAATATTCCAACATCAAATATTGcataaaaaaagttattttagattttttatataaaccAGTTACGCGAAATAGATTTTGATTTTCGTGCCACCCAGTTTTGGGCGGTGACCCGTAGGCTGGGAAACATTGATAACATAGTGTATATCTAATTTTAATGTGAGTATATATTGCCACGAATTTGTAGAAGAATTGCATTGGCTTGCAAAACTagaaatttatatattgaacttcactaaatatgaaaattttggaaactattttacactatttttaaagtgttttttttttaactacatGCAAACTTTTCTTTAAAAATGTTATACAGACATCAAACCGTGCACTTTATATAGATAGAAAATTCCTAACACGCTCAAATAACTCATTTTTCAGTgccaaatacattttatattttcgAGAACATATTGTACTAATCTAGATTTAGTAAAAATTGATGCCTTGCATATGGCAACGACCGGCTTAACGCATTAAAAAGTTGACTAAAACCGCCCATCTCCATATTTCATTGTACGCTGTGCTTGAAAAAATTGtatgtataaataaaattttaaatcattgtGATATGTTTTTGTGTAGGTTTATTTTAGACAAGAATGCGCATTTAGAAAACAGTGAACACGGAAAAATGGGGAAGTGTAATGGTCCACTGAACTGTATAAGCGGTCTCTAATATTAGTTCATaaagttatttataagtaacgTACATTGACAAGTGTTCCCACTGCGTTGCAAcgttgtatatttatttcagaCAAGAATACACTTCAGACAAGAATACATTTAGGAAGCAGGGAACACTCAAAATGGGGAAGTGTACTAGTTGAATGTAACATATACATTGACAAGGTTTTCCACTGCGTTGCAATgttgtatttatatttcaggCAAGAACTCACATTTAAGAAGCAGGGAGCACTGGAGAAGAAGTTGTGTAACGGTCCATTTCCAATGCATTCTCAAATATTTCTTCGTATTATTATTAGGAATAACAAATATTCATCGCTCGTCAAGCGTGGCCGAGTGCGTTGGACTGCTGGCTAGTCAAGCGTGGCCGAGTGCGTTGGACTGCTTCGGGTTTATTGTATGCAATGGTTTAAATTTAGAAAGTAGTGAGCAGGAAATAATTGAATTGTTTTACGTGTTTGATAATGAATGAGTTAAAAGTTTAAAGTTTACAAATCTGAACATGGAACAGTCCATTATTCAACATAGACCGATTATTTTACTAAGTCGGGCGTGCTATGCCAAACATAATAAACCATGGTTCATTCCATTTGAGCATGTTGATCTACACCAGGGGTGACCAAACTGCTTTCGACCGTGATCGAATAAAATCGCCAAAATAGCTCTCGATCGACTGATCGttaataaggtcatacacaaaaacgaatcagTACAGAATATCCAGATATCTACACACATGCATCCTAAATTCCGCCACTGCCAATaagatcgttttttttttggcgcATTCTTAATCAAATCGCCAcagaaatttgtttttttatgttccattaatttaagatttattcaaatcatcaGATCCACGTTTACGTTTGCAATCGAAAGATTCGATTTGagccttgacctattactcgaattcgtcgaatctctgtaatgccgggcTCGTCCCATTCCTACAAATCTGTCATGTTTTTGCAGAAATTAGAATCAGGAGGAATGTTTTTGAGCTTTATGGAGCTGGGATTGAAACTACAGACCTTCTATCTGGAATGAGAATTAAGTTTCTACCtgaaattctaaccgcttgttGATTACGGCTTACTACATCATTAGGTCCTTGCTCAACtggctaaccaatcccataccgCCGTGGTAACTTAACGAAAACCGTGATTCGTCATATTTTTAAGTCTATCTTATTTTATTGGATTTGAATGCAAGCTATACATTTCTAATTTCGTTGACAGCTTGTGAAGATTTAAACGAAACAGGCAAAGTAATTGCCATCATATTAGTGACCTAACTACCTTGATGTGTGTATTATCATTACAATGTGTTTTTTCATACTTTTTATAGTTTAACCGGGTGATCAAATTTAAAACGGGCTTCTTATACAcgatttcttgaaaaataaatctctGAGCAAAATATAAAGCGCCCCAGCgataaattgcttagattggaGTTTTCTTCATACATAATGAACAATAAAGAGTAGGCAATAAAGCACTATCTGATTCATATATTAGGCGTGTCGACGTAAACGTGCACATccgtttttttatttcttttttttgaaAGAAGGATTTCAGTAAACTTTattcaatatgaattttttcgaaattgttTATCAAGATTAACAAGATGCTTTTAATATCAATTACTCTCTTGGAAAATAATTCAACAGTGTGGTGTGATAGTGCGTATCTATCTTATCATAATTCTGATATCGATAGCTTAGTATAATTACTGTCTGTCACTGTGCTCTGACTGTTGCTCTGCCGTATTTGACATCTGATGATCTAGATATTTTTTTGTCTTACCgcattcatttttaattaactGATCTCAAATAATTGTATTCCtcaaaattaaaagcaaaaagcGCTTAAATTAGTGCCGATTACTTCTGTACGACTATTGTAAATTTTTAATCattgattttaataatttctaTTTGATTTTCATATCACGTTAAAATACTAGTCAATCGTCCAGTTTACAATTATTCCGAGGCTGAACTGTCGTATCTCTGCCCTCTTCTGTGAACAATCTTTCTACTTCCTGTATAAAAGAATACAAGTCTGGTTTggtgtaattataattatttaaaaaatagtatAAGCAAATACTGCACTCAATGTAACGTGTTCAAGCCAAAACAATGTATACATCACGGTTAACCAGGCGGGATACACGACAAATTGGGCAACAAATTAGTTTGTTAGGGTTCACTTATATTCAACATGAAAAACTGGGTACAGAAGAAATTTGACCCCCCAACACTCGTCATCGGAATGTAATAAAATGAAGAAATCCGTTCTAGTAGTTTTTCAAGAAGAATAGGTCAGAATTGCTCAGTACAATCTCGAGTCAAGCTGGCCAAATCAAATGCTTCgattataaaatttaatttaatgtttGAAATGATTCGAATATTCcaagtattttattatatataggAAACGTTTAGGAAAAATAACATCTCATTGATATGGTAACATATGACACATTGACATACATTTTTAATCTTCAGTTCGAGCGTAATATCTACTAAATCGAAACTGTCACCCCATCCTGTCATCATTCTTATTATTTCAACatacaaacaataaatatatatatatcggccatgTGTGGTCGTATGAATTTTTTTCTGGATCGAAAATTAGTGACTAAATGATTCTAAATATCTaattaataattgtttttaaatgatAAAAGCGTTTCCGAGCCATTGGCCAGAGTCAAAGTCTTTTTCAATCAACTGAGTTTGTCGTGAAACTCGAATATAATTCGGGCGCCATTAAAGTACGGTATTGGGTTACTGGCATGGGGTGCACTCGGGTTCCGTCACGCTACACAGAGTCGATTGTAATAGTAAAGCAAAGCTCAATATTATCTGTCTTTTTGAATGCGATTATCTAATTCAAACCTTTATAGTGTATTATATATCTAATTATGTATGCGTAAAATAAAAGTGACTTCTCTTGAAGAATTGACTAGCCGCGACTCGTTTTGGGTAACTTTAAATTTGCACCTGTGATAAAACGTTTTATTATTGTCGTTTCACTATCAATGAATCCTCGCGAGGGTTCCAAAACCTTGCGACGCACGGTAGTTAAGATTTGAATTTGTAAAGCACAACGCATATGCGGGTgatgtattttgaaaatattataaattaaatttcgCAGAGGTATATCAGCTTTTCAAATGATCCCCCCATCATCGAAAATCGCGGCTTAAAAAGTGAAtggtaataaatattaaaaatacccCATCTTCTTCATTGCCCTCAAATACACATGCCCAATAAGACGATAAAATTAGGTTGGCCAGGTCGCGTGTTCAAGATAGGCGCTTTTTCAGAAGCTTTCCAGTGGGTTCTTATCGCAGTACCTATTCCAAAACCGCAAAGTGGTATATATAATGGTCCAATTATATTTAATGTAAACAAGACGAAAGTTATATTATCAAAtgaataattaatattattggtTCCAatcaggggcggattaagcccctttggtgccctaagcactgaagactttggtgccccctcgtgtgtaatttaattataaaaacaataaaccacataagtgtattatccattaaagatactcacaaccaacagtaaatagaaCAACTTTTACAAACAtgtttaggttttttaactgttatatatagccgatatatatatcggccgttaactgccgatattatatatatgcaaacacgcaatatagggccgatatatcggttgggctaatcctgagggagtgtgacaataaagattcatgcctccagtctcaacgtgaatcgaaataacaaaggatacaagtcacaactgtagtttggaATTTtgaccggtacctagtagtctacttcaaagtggttcaaggttgctaggttgaaggaccgcaaaaacttttgaggagctctcgcgggccgcaagtcggagaaaacccaaaagtgatcaaaatatcgcgagtttacttactttaaatttaataaacaacgaaagttcaccgttctaatcagactattatcatgttgcatgggtggcgttcttttaaagaagatatataaagtcttcagttattttaaagttaattaccgttgtatttcgcgcatctcgcgtttaatgtcgcttcaaattatattctttcgtgacagatattactcacactatgtgatgggcaaggaaatacatttccgccgtgttctcttatgtcacctttcttgcgatACTCATTTTATTACCAATTGGTATATCGAGTAGTTGaaaaacttgcagcgtaagCAAGAttagtgacatcgtcaaataccaaccaagtccttctcagttggtatttcggggcctaactgaaaaaaactggattgcgcagcgctaagtcggctctgcgtttcgtcactactgtcacatggtcGACgcagagtttggaccaccctggtctaccttatcaagaaactcccgactttgctgaccaatatatcgttgaaatgcgatcgtagaatcgccacatagtgtaaatagctcattggtccaattgttgaagagaataaaaaaattttgaaaataaaaatgcagcgacaaggtgaatactagaaagggaaaaacaacaacaacaatttaaggaaacgactcataggcccatttcgtgtccaataaataagtttcattgtttatttttagtaaagaaggttaatatgatacgtgaagacaaaaaataagcgaacattttgaagtttgactcgcctggtgaactcgtaatattttaataaataccgataaactatataaaattctgctctaaaatttctgtggtgcccctctttgcttggtgccctaagcacgtgcttatattgtttaatggttaatccggcgctggtTCCAATAGTAGGTGAAGGCGAGATGTAGCGGCGTTAAATCcgttacatatatatacatatatattaaaacaacTGGAAACAAGTTAACAGTCACGTGTTTATGTTAGTAGCCCTCTTCTAGGAGCCGCATATTCGTTTC from Styela clava chromosome 14, kaStyClav1.hap1.2, whole genome shotgun sequence encodes:
- the LOC144432023 gene encoding uncharacterized protein LOC144432023, coding for MPSLCCFEFNCSTKYCKCGNDWKSKIAHRVVPVGNLIMIIYSIFSNRWLVTVNDTITQGLSDYCGAGNEVNCTVTKGNCTVCVDLGQNNECKEFEQEVDELVVFWLLVVSAILRLIVTAVLLLMDWVCKIERCCINCNNPHRRTLYALEFFADLIDLTAASIYTAYNQSRKLDEPKFPKLLDNYTIIEEMVSSFNIRMTEIT